A stretch of the Acetomicrobium thermoterrenum DSM 13490 genome encodes the following:
- the tilS gene encoding tRNA lysidine(34) synthetase TilS, translated as MYLSKDIPKWIMGRYYPKFKATGERQGWWNIADSVVAGISGGPDSVALLWMLVNLWRGKVIVAHFEHGIRGRESIEDAVFVRDLAFNFQCPFFMESVPVPQLRQKGEGIEEAARRLRYEFLEKIRSENKAAYIAVGHHNDDLVETVIFNVIRGTGLRGLQGIPEKRGYIVRPLIDFTRREITDLLEGLSINWREDSTNVDVNYARNKIRLQLIPLLEREYNPKIRKHIAFLSRQAFETANLLENEAAKINGLVGIKPLPYTKALWDRKALRSLNLPALQITECLRRQQRDLHLTTLSSDRTELLLKLIKDKINWRFQWEGKVEVCGDKNFIAWLDWDVNDRLIDVSIDLESRPNGTFPWNGWEISWELLEGKFTQSKFGTHQCRLIIDNQESAVIRVMSAIKARKTFGWNLEFMSWWAKRGWPIFILSCKMWWVPIYGEGKGKNVIWPSSRAVQIKVHYQKDERM; from the coding sequence GTGTATTTATCGAAAGACATTCCTAAATGGATCATGGGTCGGTACTATCCTAAATTCAAGGCTACAGGAGAACGACAAGGATGGTGGAACATCGCTGATTCGGTAGTGGCCGGCATATCGGGAGGGCCGGACTCGGTGGCACTCCTCTGGATGCTCGTTAATCTCTGGCGAGGTAAGGTTATCGTAGCCCACTTTGAACATGGAATAAGGGGCAGGGAATCGATCGAGGATGCTGTATTCGTGCGTGATTTGGCCTTCAATTTTCAATGCCCCTTTTTTATGGAAAGCGTCCCAGTACCTCAGTTGCGTCAAAAAGGAGAAGGCATCGAAGAAGCCGCTCGTAGACTTCGTTATGAATTCCTTGAAAAAATTAGGAGCGAAAATAAAGCTGCATACATTGCCGTGGGCCATCATAACGACGATCTTGTCGAAACAGTTATATTTAACGTAATAAGAGGTACCGGATTGAGGGGTCTGCAAGGTATTCCGGAAAAGCGCGGTTATATAGTAAGGCCTTTGATAGATTTTACCAGAAGGGAAATAACCGACCTCCTCGAGGGGCTTAGTATCAACTGGAGAGAGGATTCTACCAATGTAGATGTCAATTACGCTAGAAACAAGATAAGATTACAACTGATTCCTCTGCTCGAAAGGGAGTATAACCCAAAGATTAGAAAACATATCGCCTTTCTTTCCAGGCAAGCTTTCGAAACGGCCAATTTGCTCGAGAACGAGGCCGCTAAAATTAATGGCCTCGTTGGGATAAAACCTCTTCCTTATACGAAGGCTCTTTGGGACAGGAAGGCCCTGCGGTCTTTGAATCTTCCTGCTTTACAAATAACAGAATGTCTGCGCAGACAACAAAGAGATTTGCATTTAACCACTCTTTCAAGCGACAGAACGGAATTGTTGCTCAAGCTCATTAAAGATAAGATAAATTGGAGGTTTCAGTGGGAGGGCAAAGTTGAGGTTTGTGGAGATAAAAATTTCATTGCTTGGCTTGACTGGGATGTTAATGATAGATTAATCGATGTCTCAATAGATTTGGAATCGAGGCCGAACGGAACATTTCCTTGGAATGGTTGGGAAATTTCTTGGGAGCTTTTAGAGGGCAAGTTCACTCAAAGCAAATTTGGCACTCATCAATGTCGTCTTATAATTGACAATCAAGAGAGCGCTGTTATTAGGGTTATGTCTGCTATTAAGGCTCGCAAAACTTTTGGTTGGAACCTGGAATTTATGTCTTGGTGGGCCAAACGAGGATGGCCAATATTCATTTTAAGTTGTAAAATGTGGTGGGTACCGATATACGGTGAAGGCAAGGGCAAAAATGTAATATGGCCTTCATCGAGAGCCGTTCAGATAAAAGTGCATTACCAGAAAGACGAAAGGATGTAG